The DNA sequence TTTTTTGAGAATCAAAAGATCATTATTTCATGATCCATCATCAGAGCCTCGCGGCAAAATCTCATACGAATTATTTGAGGAGCTAGATATGAAGGTTTTAAACTTATCAAAGGAATTGCAGACTGAAAAGGACAATGCTGAAAGCAATGACAAAGAATTGAACGAcaagattgaaaaattgactGATCTTTCCTCAAAACTCGAAACAAAGCTtgaagaaaaggaaaaagaattgaccAAAATCCATGAAGACCATAAATTGcttaatgaaaaattcttGGCCACCACCAACAGTTTATCAGCCGTGAAAGCTTCCAAGAAAGAGTTTGAAACTGCTTCacaaaaatatcaaaaagaattacaaGAGGCTTTGAAAAAGGGCAATACTTCTGAAGGCATCTTGAagcaattgaaagaaaaactcGATTCCACAGAACAGgcgaaaaagaaattagaaGATGGTATCAATAACATGACCAGAGACTTGTTCCATCTCAAGAAACTGAAGAGTGAAGCAGAAAGTCAAATCAAACAACGTGAAAGGGAGTTTAAAGTTTTGTCTAGTGAATATGAAAACGCTAAAAAGGATTATGAATTACAAATTagtaatttgaataaatcaaataatgaattcaagcagaaaataaatgaattgagcaagaaaattgaatccttaaatgaagataataaatcaaacacAAGGCAACTTGAGGAGAAGTTAAGAGACACAGAAGAAAACAATGAACACTTGATGGATAAATTGAGATCAGAATCAGTTGCATacaatgaattgaaaaaggcCAAATCCGTatctgaagaagaaacaacTAAAGCGAAAGAAGAGTTGGAGGCACTTACCACTAAGATTGATAATCTCGAAAAGGAATTGAAGGAACAAGAGTCCAAGAAAGTTGAATTGGAGGGACAGTTAAAAAATGCTACTGATTCCaccaatgaaaaaatcaagGGATTAGAAGATGAATTAGAGACTATTAAAAAGTCAAACAAGGAAATTTCCATGCAAAATTCAGAATTAATACAAAAGTTAGAGAAAACTGAAAAGGATCTTGATACAAAAGATAAAGAGATCGATAAATTGAGAGCAGAgaccaaatcaaatattgataGTCTTAATTCAGAGATATCTAACTTGCAAGCAAAATTGAAGGAGACAGAAGACTCTCATGCTAATACCAAGAATGAGCATTCTTTACTCTCTGAGAGTcttgaaaaattgagaaAAGAGTATGAGAGTACCAAAACTTCATTGACAGCTAAGCTTTCAGCAAAGATTGACGAGCATAAAAAGGTCactgatgaaattgaaaccaaaaccaaacacATCTCAGATTTGCAACAGGAACATGCCAAACAAAAGTCACAGTatgaaagtgaaaaaaatgatatCAAGTccaatttggaaaatgCCACCAGGGAATTATCTGAAAATAAGGAAAAATTATCTAGCCTTGAAATtgagaaaaataaattgcaAACCAAACTCAAGACAcaggaagaaaaaattgatgatttagaaaCTTCAGTGGCCATCTCTGaagataaatcaaaaagttTGAAACGtgatattgaagatttgaaacaagaaaagggtaaattagaaaaaacTTTGGCAGAAAATGAGAAAACGATTTCGGAGAAAAAGGAACAATTGCAAGTTGTtaataacaaatataaagaGCTTGAAGCGTCTTTGAAAAAACTTTCCGAAACAAAGGAGAAAGAGGTAAGCGACCTAAATAGCCAATTAGATGCAGCAAAGTCTGATCATGATTCCGAGCGTAAAAAATTGTCACAGTTAATTGAGGAAACAAAGTCGGAATCTGAGAAAAACACAGTTCAGTTGAAGGAACAAATTGAGAAACTCGAAGgtgaaaaaaagagaaaagttGGCGAGGTTCAATCTCAATTGGAATCTAAAACTGCAGATTTGGAAAAGATTAAAACTACACTTGACAAGGTtttgaaagagaaaagTGATAATGAAAAGGAAAACCAGGAATCAGTTGACACTTTGAAAACCGAAATTGAAAGTTTGAAGAAAGAGATTTCACTATTAGAAGAGCAGAAAAAGGATAATACCACTAAATGTAAAGAACTTGCtgataaattggaaacTCAAACATCAAAATTGGATTCAGCCACAAAGGAATTAAAAAAGACCGAGTTAGAGTTGAAACAAGTAAGAGAAGAGTTAACTAACACTTCTTTAGAGTTAACACAAATCCAAGATAGAAACCAAAGTTTGACAGAAGAACATGAAAAGACAAAAACTAATTTGGCCAAATCGTCAAAGGCTTTGGAAGTTtgtgaaaaagaaaaattggaacTTGAAGACTCATTAAAATCAGTAAAAAGCAACCTCAAGAATTTTGAAAGCAAATATACTCAAGAAaccaattcattaaaagATGAGGTAGAAgagaaacaaaaagagaTTGTTAACTTGCAAAACGAATTAAAAGACAGGATCCTGgaagttgaaaaagaaagagcTATGCTTAGTGAGAATTCTGAAACCGTCATTAAGGAATATAGTGACAAGATAAAGAGTTTAGAGAACAAGATCAATGCAATAAAGGAAACTCATTCAAAAGAGATAACTAACCATAATGAACAGAAATcttctttgaaaaaagatattGCCAAATTATCTCAAGATCATGAACTGGTACAAACTCAATTAGAGGATAAGGAGAATCAATTAAAGGAATTGAAAGCTAGCTTAGAAAAACATCATACCGAGTCAGTAACAagtattgaagaaaaaaataatcaaataaaggGACTATCAGATACAATCAAGTCATTGAAAGGTGAACTAAAGACAAGTGGTGATGCCTTACAACAATCTCAAAAGGATTGCAAAGCTTTAGAAAGTAAGAACACCAATGCTGAACAAAAGTTGGAGAAACAATTGGgagaattagaaaaattgaaatcagaTTTACAAACGgcaaatgaaaaattagcAGAAATCACACAAAGAGAAagtaaattgaaatcagaACTTGAAACGGTGAAAAATAGTGGATTGTCTACAACTTCTGAACTTGCTGCATTAACAGAGACAGTGAAATCTTTGGAAAAGGAGAACGAAGAATTAAAGTCTTTGTCAGGAAACAAAACAAAGGAGTTGGAAAATTACActaaaaattataatgaCATATCGGGAAAGCTTAAATCATTGACCGATGAGCTTAAAGAGAAGAGTAAAGAATTAGATGATTCGAAACAGAAATTGActgaattggaaaatgaTTTGTCTACCACTAAGAAGGAATTGGAAACTGAAAGGTCAAAAACCAGCAAATTTAAAGACCTCGAGGAAGGTAAGAACAAAGAAATTGTAAAATTCAGTAAAGAATTGGAGCTATTAAAAAATGACGATAATGATGCCAAAAAAGAGCTACTGGAAAAAGTCGCCAAACTTGAGTCAGAAATTAAGACTTTATCTAAGGAATTGGAAGACAAAAAGTCGATTGTCAAACAAtatgatgatttgaaagaacaaataaaagaaaaggacGAGGAGCTACAGAAAGTTACAAATGAGCAATCTGCCgccaaattgaaattagatGAGTTAAAGAAAGATTTAAGTGGTGCATTGGCATTTaaagataaatttgaaacaacTTCATCAAAGTTAACCCAATCTACTTCTGACTTGGAAGCagcaaataataaagtGAATACGTTGgttaatgaaaaagaaaaagccGAACAAGAATTAGAAAAGCTTACAAAACAATATACTGAACTTTCTAAACTGgttgatgataaaaatgCCGATTCCAATAAGATAAATTCTGACTTTGAAAAAgctaacaaaaaaataggGGAACTTGAGACACAACTTGCTGAACTTACTAAAGAACTTGAAACCAATAAACTAGAATTGAAAGATCGTGAAAAATTAACTAGTGAATTCACTAGTTTGAGTAAATCACATGAAGagttcaaaatcaaattagacaatattgaaaatgaaaaaaatgatcTTGCCAAATCACATGAAAAACTCAATATTGAACATGTCGAAACATCAAAGAAATTACAACaagttgaagaagaaaatgagAAAATTACAACAAAATATGAATCTGAGATTAAGAAATTACAGGATAAACTTAAAAATTATGTTCCTAAATCTGATTTAGATGATTTGATGTTGTTAATGTCTGATTTGgatgaaaagaataaagCTTATAAAATTAGGTTGAAGAAATTAGGTGATGATGAGGTTTCAAGTGATGAAGAATCAGAGGAAGAAtcagaagatgaagatgaagatgagtAACCTTACCTACTTGAATATAGAATAATGAATAACATGTTTAGTCAATAATGGTTTCGATTTTTTATGTAACCCTAAACCTACTTCCCACGGAATTATTTGTAGTTTTGTTACCTTAACAACCTTTCccaataaagaaatataagATTTAATGAagattcaatcaattgaaacgTAAAAACGTAAAACCATAAAATGCAAAAcgttaaaaaaaaaaaaaacagggCACTCGATGCAATGAATTTATAAAAAGacaatgaatgaatgaatgaaaaaaaaaaaaaaagaattcaaaaaatttcaaacacCGATTCCTAccaattgcaaaaaaacTATTCTCTCTTCCTTCCTTGTTTGGTACTATAATCGATGATTCTTCTTATTGATTCATACGATTCTTTTACTAATAATCTTGCacatttattaaaagaaagtaCTGGGCAAGAAGTAATAACTATTCATAATGATTCATTCACCCCTAATGAATATGAAACTTTTTATAGTCAATATCTTCcattatttcaattcataGTTATTGGTCCAGGACCAGGTCATCCAGCAATTAAATCGGATATTGGAATAATCAGCTGgttaattaaaaaatttcaacaacaagatcaaAAAGAGGGTGTTGATAATGTTGTGGTACCAATTTTAGGAATTTGTCTTGGATTTCAAAGTTTATGTTATGAATTTGGTAATGAAGTATCAAGATTACAAAAAGTTAAACATGGTCAAATATATGATATTTATCCTGTTAgtaaaaatgaattatttcCTGATGGTGAATCATTTGGAAGTGTTAGATAtcattcattatttgttgaGGAGAATATTAATGGGGAAATTATCCCACTAGCATATTGTTATGAACCATTGGGGAACGATAAGGGGAACAATggtgataataaaattttgatgGCGATGAAACATAAAAAATTCCCATTTTATGGAGTTCAATATCATCCGGAATCTATATGTTCATCTAAAGGTTCagatttgattaaaaattttagtAATATAGCCAAGCAATACAATGAGACGTATAGAAGAAATGCatttaaacaaaacaaaatatcaaattggTTAGATAATCATGCAGTTCATGaagattatttaattaaagatggtaaatttatttcaaatgatttacATAATATTCATTTCGAGAAATTACAATTGgataaagaaatattacCCATTGATGTATGTGATTATTTTTACCATCAAAagaataatgataattgcGATttcatattattaaattcagCATCAATACCTGGTGAATGGTCAATTATTGGATTACCAACTATGGGGAAAAGTGAGATTATTACTCATTCAGTAGATGATGAGaatcatatttatttatcacAATTTGGATCTAAAActattgaaaaacaaaagctAGATGATTCCCAAACAGTTTGGAATTTCATTGCTAACCGAATGCAAAATGCATATATATCACGTGAAACAATAAAACTGAGAATAGGAAATGATTATGGCGATCGTGAATTACCATTTTGGGGAGGATATATGGGTTTAGTTTCATATGAAGAAGGTCAACATGTGATAATCAACAAGGTATCCAATATTTGCAGAAGTGAAACAACCACTCCagatttaaaaatgatatttattTCCAGGTTCATAGCCTTTGATCACGTGACAAAGAATTGGTTTGTTGTGGCTATTAATGACAGTGATAATAGTAGTTGGGGGCAAGAGATCATAATTGATTTACATAAAGTTGGCAAAATCAACCTTGCTAATATTCCAGATTCTGTCAACAAGTTAGCTGCAGAAGGGGATCtggatttaattgattttgaattacCAAGTCGTGATATTTATaagaaacaatttaatcaatGTCAAGAATATCTTCATTCGGGAGATTCTTATGAATTATGTCTCACGACGCAACTGAAAATCCATTTACCCCGGTATATAAAGCCATGGGATATATATAAAGTATTGACTCTTCATAAGAATCCTTCACCATTTTCATGTTTTATGGATTTTGATGATTGCTGTTTGATATCGTCATCTCCAGAAAGATTTTTATCCTGGAAAGATGATGACACCCAAGGtactggtggtggtggtggtaacaAAATTGTTCAACTTAGACCTATCAAGGGGACAGTTAAAAACACTGATGAAGTGACACATGAAATGGCTACCAAGATACTTAAAACACCGAAAGAAATGGGGGAAAATCTTatgattgttgatttgattagacatgatttatatcaatttactgatgatgttgaagtTTCACAATTAATGGCGGTTGAAGAATACAAGACAGTTTTCCAATTGGTTAGTGTTATCCAGGGGAAACTTTATAAACAAGGATATCATGGAATTGATCTTTTACATAGATCATTACCACCAGGATCAATGACTGGTGCACCAAAGAAAAGATCAGTAGAATTATTACAAGATATCGAAGCgatgcaaaaaaattttgttggAGGTAGAAGAGGCATTTATAGTGGAGTTGTTGGATATTGGTCAATAACTGATGATTCTGATTGGTCAGTTATTATAAGATCAGTGTTCCATTATTATAATGATAAGGAAAATAATTCCACAACCAAGCTTTGGAGAATTGGAGCTGGTGGGGCAATCACGGTTTTAAGTGATGTAGATGATGAATGGGAGGAAATGATGTTAAAGTTGACTAGTGCATTACAAGCATTCAAATAGAAATATAGATTTATACAAAAATTGTCTGTAAATAggaaaagaagagaaaCTAGCTTAAGATATTTATTGTGCTTAGAAAAAAGTCAACTCAATAAACCACCTCACGTAAGAACAATCTCTATATAACTTTTATGGAGTTAAACACTTTTTATTGCTATTGTTGGATGGGTAATTGATGTTTGATTGGTCTTTTGCTTTCGGATCAACCTGacaatttttaattgttgcTTCAGTTTGCGATTGTTCCGATTGATTGCTCACGCCATTACACAAAAACTCCGAAGTCATTCTCCATTCTTCATTCTTCATTCAATCAACTTCTTATATAAAATCTTACCAATATTCCCATCCATTTCTTTCGTTATATAAACATTTCTTTTACATTCATTTCTAAGTATTATCATTcacttttcttcttttccaGATTATCATTATGACCGATTATTCTAATTCAAAACCATTATTTTTAggatttgatttatcaactcaacaattaaaaattatcatcactAATGAAAATCTTACTCCCTTAAATACTTATaatgttgaatttgattctcaattcaaatccaaatatAAAGATATCAATAAAGGGGTAATCACTGGCGATGATGGAGAAGTTATAAGCCCCGTGGCTATGTGGTTAGATGCTATTAATTATGTTTTCgatgaaatgaaaaaagataaattcCCTTTTAATAAAGTTCTGGGGATTAGTGGATCATGCCAACAACATGGATCAGTTTATTGGAGTGAAAAAGccaatgaattattaaatgatttgaaCCCTTCGCAAGAATTATCAACACAATTACAAGATGCATTTTCATGGGGGTATTCACCCAATTGGCAAGATCATTCAACAGTAAAAGAAGCAGAAGAATTCCATAAAGCCATTGGTAAAGAACATTTAGCAGAAATTACTGGATCTAGAGCTCATTTAAGGTTCACCGGATTacaaattagaaaatttgTCACGAGATCTCATAGTaaagaatataaatcaacttCAAGGATTTCTTTAGTATCATCATTTGTTACAAGTATTTTATTGGGAGAAATTGCTCAATTAGAAGAAAGTGATGCTTGTGGAATGAATCTTTATGATATTCAAAAGAGTCAATACgatgaagaattattgGCATTAGCTGCTGGTGTACACCCTGAGATTGATAATGTTTCTAAAGAAGATCCTAAATAtaagaaatcaattgatcaacttaaacaaaaattagGAGAAATTTCACCCATAACATACAAATCATCAGgtaaaatttcaaaatattttgttgatacttATGGATTCAATTCTAATTGtaaaatttattcatttacTGGAGATAATTTGgcaacaattttatcattaccTTTACAACATAAtgattgtttaatttcattaggTACTTCAACCACAGTATTGATTATTACTAGTAATTATGAACCATCATCACAATATCATCTTTTTAAGCATCCTACATTACCTGATCATTATATGGGTATGCTTTGTTATTGTAATGGATCTTTGGCTAGAGAAAAAGCTCGTGATCAAGTAAATGCAAAACATAATATATCAGATAAGAAAAGTTGGgataaatttaatgaaattttggataataataaagatttCAATGGGAAATTAGGGATTTATTTCCCCTTGGGAGAAATCATTCCCCAAGCACCAGCACAAACTATTAGAGCAGTGTTGGAAGATAATGGGGAAATAACTCCTTGTGAATTAGATAGTCATGGATTTactgttgatgatgatgcttCAGCAATTGTTGATTCTCAAACTTTGAGTTGTCGATTAAGAGCAGGTCCAATGTTAAGCAAGTCGTCATCATCCAACACTACAtcttcaaagaaaaatggtAATGAGAAAACTAACACTTCTAAGGAGTTGAAACAATTGTATGATAATTTGGTGAATAAATTTGGAGAATTATCTACTGATGGTAAAAAACAATCAtttgaatcattaataGCAAGACCCAATAGATGTTATTATGTTGGTGGTGcttctaataatactaGTATAATCAAGAAGATGGGATCAATTTTTGGTCCTATCAATGGTAATTATAAAGTAGAAATTCCAAATGCTTGTGCTTTAGGTGGTGCTTATAAAGCTAGTTGGTCATATAAATGtgaattagaaaataaaatgattaGTTATGATGAATATATTggtaaattatttgatactaatgatgaattagaaagttttaaagttgatgataaatGGGAAGAATATTTCACTGGAGTTGGTATGTTAGCCAAAATGGAAGAAACATTGTTAAAACAATAGAGGAAGGAAGTTCTTCTCCTACTTGTATTTAGAATTTAGATAGATATTTAGAAGATTGTTTAGtttaattatataaacTTAGAAGGATTATGAACATTCAAAAAAGATGTTGATGGTGAATATTTTTTAGTTGCTACCAAATTGCccttttgaaaaaaaaaaaaaaaaaattgatcatCAGAATTAATTTcccattatcaacaactatacttctaataataacaattaaaaatgcTTAGAAGTCAAAGAACCCTTCTAAAAAGATCATCATTCTATCTGAATAGAAGATTTTCTACATTATTAACTACCAAAcccattgaaaaattaactATTGAAGATTTATCTCAAccatcaatcaatcaacatGATGTAATTGGTcgattaaaattaattgaatcaatacAAAATACACCAACTTTATCAACTAATAATCGGAACcaattattagaatttttaattccaaatttttcgttttattttaaattaCCTCAACATATCATTAAACAAGAAGTTTTACATCgattaattcaattaaatcctGGTAGAGTTCATAGTACTTTGgatttatataataatcatcGTAATGAAATTCAAGATTATATGATcaatgatattttaaataaattaattcatggagagaagaagaacattactacagaagaagaaaaagggactgataatattgatttgaataatattattcaaattgttaatgattatcaacatttacaatttgatcaattattgattgaattattttataaattgattgataacaatgataatgaattgattgttgaattaataaattctgGAATATTAAATGGtgaaataatattaaaggAAATGATTTCACAGGGTAATATCAAGACAAGTTCTATTTCTACTAAATTTGCATTTATTACaatattcaatcaattatttataaataatccaaaatctattgattatcaaatttatactattgtattgaatttgttaaaTTTCGGTGATTCCCATAAACAGTTGTTAGATGTTATATCCAAATATACCACCACCAGGACAATATCAACAagtaatgaaattttacaGTTTGTTATAGATTCAAAACTTGATGAAATCCCAGAAGCAATTAACCTAAGACAAACATTATTAGAAATCTATGGTattaaacaacaagataatgataaggcattaaagaaatatttttattatgaAACTCATGTTAAGACCAATATTGAACACATTCGTTTTATTATGGTGAAAATATTCAGTTATTTAGCcataaaacaaaacaatgaAATTTGGAATCAAGTGGCACAACTGATGATTAACCCAGAATTAACCATTAAAAcattacaattattaattattggtaaaagttttttcaatattgattcaggattatcaatatataatgattatattcaaaatgTATCTTCACAAATCAATCCTGAAACTAAAAAATCATCCAAGGGATTATTAACtgaatcaataatattaggATTTTTAATCAACAATGATCGTGAATTTgcatcattaatatttgaaaaagctATAgagaatcaaataattgttgatgagtTAGAAATTagtcaaatcaaaaaattatttaaaactTATAGTGATTGctttattgataatgagGTTTGGGAAGATAATGctcaattaaaaatgataaatgtTGCTTTGGAGtatattgaaaacattGATTCCATAAAGTATTGAGAAAAGTAATGAGGTCTACCCACAGAAGAATTTATTTAGAGTAATTTGTAAATAGATAGAGAATCAATAGCCTTGGTAAATACTATTTGATAGTGTTATCGATTGGGGGAAGGGGTGTATATCTGTGCGTGTACTTTGGTATAAACACTTTCCTAATTGGGAAACTTAGCCGGCAGTATGAAGATTGATGACTGATAATCAGTCGTGCACATGGCAACAATACTGAAATGAGTAATCATCcagaatgaaaaattttttttttttcgctGTTTGCCGCGCATGTGTAGGTCCAATTTTGTGATAAATTGCCCCCCACTAAAACTGTTTCTCCGTCTGACTCATTTCTTTATGGCAGAACGCCTACCGCCTTATCattcttttgtttctaGCCACATTGTTGTCGTCCCACATTTCATACCACACCACGACGACTCAATTAATCGCCGTAACAAAGATTACTCACTCACCCAACATTGTCATTCTCCCCCACTAATATATAAACACAATTCTTTCCACGGTTCTCTCCCCtttcattttgaaaaaaaaaaaaaaaaaatcaattcctttcaatcaattcttatttttattcttgttAATTGAAACACTTTTATCAAATCATGTCTAAATCTCCAGTTATTCTTCATTTAAGAGCAGAAACTAAACCATTAGAAGCTAGAGCAGCTTTAACTCCTTCCACCACTAAACAATTACTCGATGCtggatttgaaatttatgTTGAAGAATCTTCACAATCTACTTTTGATATTAAAGAATATGAAGCTGTTGGTGCTAAAATAGTACCTGAAGGTTCATGGAAAACTGCCCctaaagaaagaattatATTTGGATTGAAAGAATTACCTGAAAATGAAACTTTCCCATTAATTCACGAACATATTCAGTTTGCTCATTGTTATAAAGATCAAGCTGGTTGGCAAGATGTTTTAAAAAGATTCCCTCAAGGTAATGGAACATTATATGATTTAGaatttttagaaaatgaTCAAGGTAGAAGAGTTGCTGCATTTGGATTTTATGCTGGATTTGCTGGTGCTGCCATTGGAGTATTAGATTGGAgttttaaacaattgggTAATATTGAAGGGGAATTACCAGGTGTGACTCCTTATCctaatgaagatgaattaattaaagatgttaaaattgaattagaaaaagCCTTAACTAAAAATGGTGGTAAATATCCTAAATGTCTTGTTATTGGTGCCTTGGGTAGATGTGGATCTGGTGccattgatttatttaaaaaaataggTATCCCTGAAGATAATATTGCTAAATGGGATATGGCAGAAACTGCTAAAGGTGGTCCATTccaagaaattgttgatctggatattttcatcaattgtaTTTACTTATCTAAACCAATACCaccatttattaataaagaaattttaaataatgataatagaAAATTGACTACTATTGTTGATGTTTCTGCTGATACTACTAATCCTCATAATCCAATCCCAGTCTATGAAATTGCTACAGTTTTTAATAAACCAACAGTGGATGTTAAACTTGATAAAGGACCTAAATTATCTGTTTGTTCAATTGATCATTTACCTTCATTATTACCTAGAGAAGCTTCAGAATTTTTCGCTAAAGATTTAATGccatcattattagaattaCCTAATAGAGATACTTCTCCAGTATGGGTTAGAGCtaaacaattatttgataaacaTGTTGCCAGACTTGATAAAGAATAAGTTACCACAAGTGTATATGTgttattttcatttcttgtTACATGCGTATGTGTATATTGATCTATTTATACGATAAGGTAC is a window from the Candida dubliniensis CD36 chromosome 4, complete sequence genome containing:
- a CDS encoding xylulokinase, putative (Similar to S. cerevisiae XKS1;~In S. cerevisiae: converts D-xylulose and ATP to xylulose 5-phosphate and ADP; rate limiting step in fermentation of xylulose), with product MTDYSNSKPLFLGFDLSTQQLKIIITNENLTPLNTYNVEFDSQFKSKYKDINKGVITGDDGEVISPVAMWLDAINYVFDEMKKDKFPFNKVSGISGSCQQHGSVYWSEKANELLNDLNPSQELSTQLQDAFSWGYSPNWQDHSTVKEAEEFHKAIGKEHLAEITGSRAHLRFTGLQIRKFVTRSHSKEYKSTSRISLVSSFVTSILLGEIAQLEESDACGMNLYDIQKSQYDEELLALAAGVHPEIDNVSKEDPKYKKSIDQLKQKLGEISPITYKSSGKISKYFVDTYGFNSNCKIYSFTGDNLATILSLPLQHNDCLISLGTSTTVLIITSNYEPSSQYHLFKHPTLPDHYMGMLCYCNGSLAREKARDQVNAKHNISDKKSWDKFNEILDNNKDFNGKLGIYFPLGEIIPQAPAQTIRAVLEDNGEITPCELDSHGFTVDDDASAIVDSQTLSCRLRAGPMLSKSSSSNTTSSKKNGNEKTNTSKELKQLYDNLVNKFGELSTDGKKQSFESLIARPNRCYYVGGASNNTSIIKKMGSIFGPINGNYKVEIPNACALGGAYKASWSYKCELENKMISYDEYIGKLFDTNDELESFKVDDKWEEYFTGVGMLAKMEETLLKQ
- a CDS encoding lysine-2-oxoglutarate reductase, putative (Similar to S. cerevisiae LYS1); this translates as MSKSPVILHLRAETKPLEARAALTPSTTKQLLDAGFEIYVEESSQSTFDIKEYEAVGAKIVPEGSWKTAPKERIIFGLKELPENETFPLIHEHIQFAHCYKDQAGWQDVLKRFPQGNGTLYDLEFLENDQGRRVAAFGFYAGFAGAAIGVLDWSFKQLGNIEGELPGVTPYPNEDELIKDVKIELEKALTKNGGKYPKCLVIGALGRCGSGAIDLFKKIGIPEDNIAKWDMAETAKGGPFQEIVDSDIFINCIYLSKPIPPFINKEILNNDNRKLTTIVDVSADTTNPHNPIPVYEIATVFNKPTVDVKLDKGPKLSVCSIDHLPSLLPREASEFFAKDLMPSLLELPNRDTSPVWVRAKQLFDKHVARLDKE
- a CDS encoding aminodeoxychorismate synthase, putative (Similar to S. cerevisiae ABZ1); protein product: MILLIDSYDSFTNNLAHLLKESTGQEVITIHNDSFTPNEYETFYSQYLPLFQFIVIGPGPGHPAIKSDIGIISWLIKKFQQQDQKEGVDNVVVPILGICLGFQSLCYEFGNEVSRLQKVKHGQIYDIYPVSKNELFPDGESFGSVRYHSLFVEENINGEIIPLAYCYEPLGNDKGNNGDNKILMAMKHKKFPFYGVQYHPESICSSKGSDLIKNFSNIAKQYNETYRRNAFKQNKISNWLDNHAVHEDYLIKDGKFISNDLHNIHFEKLQLDKEILPIDVCDYFYHQKNNDNCDFILLNSASIPGEWSIIGLPTMGKSEIITHSVDDENHIYLSQFGSKTIEKQKLDDSQTVWNFIANRMQNAYISRETIKSRIGNDYGDRELPFWGGYMGLVSYEEGQHVIINKVSNICRSETTTPDLKMIFISRFIAFDHVTKNWFVVAINDSDNSSWGQEIIIDLHKVGKINLANIPDSVNKLAAEGDSDLIDFELPSRDIYKKQFNQCQEYLHSGDSYELCLTTQSKIHLPRYIKPWDIYKVLTLHKNPSPFSCFMDFDDCCLISSSPERFLSWKDDDTQGTGGGGGNKIVQLRPIKGTVKNTDEVTHEMATKILKTPKEMGENLMIVDLIRHDLYQFTDDVEVSQLMAVEEYKTVFQLVSVIQGKLYKQGYHGIDLLHRSLPPGSMTGAPKKRSVELLQDIEAMQKNFVGGRRGIYSGVVGYWSITDDSDWSVIIRSVFHYYNDKENNSTTKLWRIGAGGAITVLSDVDDEWEEMMLKLTSALQAFK